The DNA region GCAAGGTCAAGGGGAGGGATTTCACGATAAAGGCGGCCAGGAACACGCCCAGGATGCCGGCGCTGGTCAGCGCCAGCGCCGCTTTGCGGTCGTAGGCTTTTTCCTTGACGAAGCGGGCGCTGCCGGCGGCCATCAGCATGGCCGTCGCCGTCATCATGATCGGGAAGGCCGTCAGCGGGTGCATCCCGAGGGTGTAGACCATGGCCATGCACGGGGCGTAAAAACCGACGCCGATGGTCTGCAGGGCGCCGAAGATGAAGCTCATGATCGCACCGAGTACGAGCTTCCAGCCCGACAAGCCGGCCGCCTCGCCGCCCAGGGGCAGGAGCGCAAGCAGTCCGGCCAGGATGATCAGGGCGACCGCTGCCAGGCCGATCCCCATGCCCAGCTGGATCCTGGGGCGCGACATCCTGGCGACCACGCCGGCGCCCAGGACGGCCCCGATCGGCGCGGCAGCCGACATGGCGACAAGGGTGAGCGGTTCGACCTTGACCGCGGTCATGAAAATGAACGCCTGGGCAACGGTGGGGATGGTGTCGCCGACATTCATCGTTCCCGGGATAACGCGGTCGTCGACCAGCTTGAAAAATTTGAACATGGCGGTCTGCTGGGCGAAGCTGCCGATTCCCAGGGTATCGAAGAAGTTGCTGACGAACCCGGCGCCAAGCAGGCCGGGCCAGGATTTGTCCGAGAAGGCCTTTTTCCCGTTGACGGCATCGGCCAGGTAGAAATAGGCAAAACTGGCCGTCATCAGGCCAAGAACGGTTTTCAGGATAATCGTCATGAAAGGGAATTCTATGTAGGTTTGGGGCAAAAGTCAAACCCAGTGCGATCCCCGGCACCCGCCCCGGCGGATCGTGCGCTTGCTTTTGCGTCCGGAAACGGTTAGAGTGGTTATCTTGGAAAACCGGCCATGGGCAAAGCAAAAAAAAGATCGCCTTCATTCATGACGCCTGACCTGGAAACCATCGCCAGGCGGGTCATGCAGGAAAAAGGACTGGCCGTTGATTTTCCGGCGGCAGCCCTGCGCCAGGCCGCCGAGTGCCGCGACAAGGGGGCGGTCGTTGAAAGGTCCGAGCGGCTGGACGATTTGCGTGGTATGCCCTGGACCTCTATCGACAATGACGATTCCATGGACCTGGACCAGCTGGAAGCCGTATTCAGTGACAACGATGGGTACCGGCTGCTGGTGGCCGTGGCCGATGTGGATGTTTTCGTCGCCGCCCGTTCTCCCATCGATCAGGCCGCCAAAGCCAACACCACCTCCGTGTATACCGGGGTCAAGAATTTTCCCATGCTCCCCGAGCGCCTCTCCTTCGACTTGAGTTCCTTGTTACCGGGCAAGGACCGCCGGGCCATGGTCGTGGAGGTCCGCATCTCCCCCGACGGTCGGGTTGACGGCGGCCGGATTTTTCCGGCCCTGGTCCGGAATAAGGCCAAGCTCTGTTACGATGCCGTTTCGAACTGGCTGGAGGGCAAGGGCGCGGCTCCCGAGCCGCTGGCGCAGGGAAAAAAACTGCGCCTCCAGCTGGAAACGCAGGACCGCCTGGCCCGGATGCTGCGCCGGTGCCGCCTGGCGGCCGGGGCGTTGGAATTCGCTTCCCTGGAAACCCGGGTCGAAATGGCCAGCAACGGCCGGGTCAAGCGCATATTCACCCGCCGGCAGAACCGGGCCGAAAGGATCATCGAAGAATTCATGGTGGCCTGCAACCAGTCGGTTGCCGTTTATTTGGCCGACATGGGGCTTCCGGTTTTAAGCCGGGTGGTCCGCGAGCCCGAACGCTGGCCCCGGATCGTCGAATTGGCGGCAGGCTATCATTCGCGTCTGCCGGGAGATCCCGATGCCAGGGCCTTGGCCGGATTTTTGAGAAAAGCGCGCCAGGCCAAGCCGGACGCTTTCACCGATTTGTCCCTGGCCGTGATTAAATTGATCGGTCGCGGCGAATACCATGTCCTGCCGGCCGGGAAAATTCCTGAAGGCCATTTCGGCCTGGCCCTCAAAAATTATGCCCATGCCACCGCGCCCAACCGGCGCTACCCCGACCTGCTGACTCAGCGCCTGCTCAAGGACGCTCTGGCCGGCCGCCGGGGGAAAAATGCCTATTCGCTGCCCGAATTGCAGTCGCTGGCCCTGCGCTGCACCCAGCAGGAAGACGCGGCCAATAAAGTGGAGCGTCAGGTGAAAAAATGCGCGGCAGCCGAACTCCTGGAAGACAAAGCCGGCTGCCTGTTTTCCGCCCTGGTCACGGGAAGTTCCGACAAGGGGACCTGGGTGCGCATCAAACATCCTCCGGTGGAAGGCAAATTGGTGCGTGGCGACCGACGGCTCAATGTGGGTGACCATTTGCGCGTCAGGCTGCTGGCCACCAACGTGGAAAAAGGCTTCATCGACTTCGCCCGGGTGTAAAAGCCTCACCCCCACCCCCCTCTCCTAAAGGCGAGGGGGTAGCCCTTAGGATTGCCCAACCAGATGATTCCCAGAATTGATTGAAATTTTATAGGCGCAATAACATCCCCGAAACATGAAAAAAGTTCAAGTATTTTCTAACCCCCTTCTCCTTTAGGGGAAGGGTTGGGGATGGGGTCATCCAAGGGTATAATTCATTTAAAATACCCGATTTTTATCCTTCGTTATGCCTGATGCTTGGCATGGCGGTTTTCGAGAAGTGCAGGTTCAATGCTTCAGATTTTCAGCTGGCCTGGGGTTGCTGCGGCGACGGGGCGCTGCCTTCGGTTTCACGGTTGAAGGTGAAGGAAAAGGCGAAGAGCAGTAATCCTACCACACAGACGGCTCCGGCCACGGTAATGACCGGGGCCACCAGGTGGCGGGTGAAAATGAGGGCAACGCCGCCCAACTGTTCCCCGATCAAATCGTTCCAGTGCAGCCAGTGGGAAGAAAAAGGGCCGGGGTGAAAACGGGCCGACCAGGGGACGATCTGCTTGACAAACGTGGCCAGGCCCAGGGCCAGGCCGCCGCCGATTAGGGTAACCGCGCCGCTCCAGCGGAAGAAATGGGCTTTGCCGCGTGCACCGACCAGGGCTCCCAGGACGATGAATATGGCCGGGATCAGGAAGAGCAGGTAGGTGAAAGACATCACGGTCTTGGCGATATTGATCCGGCGATAGGGGAAGTGGCTGCTTTTGAAGAAATTGATCTCATCGGGGATGTCGCGGGTCATGCTGCTGCGGATGGCGGCGGAGGCGTCCATGTTCCGCGCCGCGGCGGGACGGC from Candidatus Aminicenantes bacterium includes:
- a CDS encoding sulfite exporter TauE/SafE family protein, which translates into the protein MILKTVLGLMTASFAYFYLADAVNGKKAFSDKSWPGLLGAGFVSNFFDTLGIGSFAQQTAMFKFFKLVDDRVIPGTMNVGDTIPTVAQAFIFMTAVKVEPLTLVAMSAAAPIGAVLGAGVVARMSRPRIQLGMGIGLAAVALIILAGLLALLPLGGEAAGLSGWKLVLGAIMSFIFGALQTIGVGFYAPCMAMVYTLGMHPLTAFPIMMTATAMLMAAGSARFVKEKAYDRKAALALTSAGILGVFLAAFIVKSLPLTLLKWGVCAIVFYTAVWMFISSRQRDISVTSGA
- a CDS encoding RNB domain-containing ribonuclease, which translates into the protein MGKAKKRSPSFMTPDLETIARRVMQEKGLAVDFPAAALRQAAECRDKGAVVERSERLDDLRGMPWTSIDNDDSMDLDQLEAVFSDNDGYRLLVAVADVDVFVAARSPIDQAAKANTTSVYTGVKNFPMLPERLSFDLSSLLPGKDRRAMVVEVRISPDGRVDGGRIFPALVRNKAKLCYDAVSNWLEGKGAAPEPLAQGKKLRLQLETQDRLARMLRRCRLAAGALEFASLETRVEMASNGRVKRIFTRRQNRAERIIEEFMVACNQSVAVYLADMGLPVLSRVVREPERWPRIVELAAGYHSRLPGDPDARALAGFLRKARQAKPDAFTDLSLAVIKLIGRGEYHVLPAGKIPEGHFGLALKNYAHATAPNRRYPDLLTQRLLKDALAGRRGKNAYSLPELQSLALRCTQQEDAANKVERQVKKCAAAELLEDKAGCLFSALVTGSSDKGTWVRIKHPPVEGKLVRGDRRLNVGDHLRVRLLATNVEKGFIDFARV